In Methanofollis aquaemaris, the genomic window CTGTTGAAGGGGTTCGTCCAGACCGCATACCCGGCCCGCAGCCTGTTCATGAGCCATTCAGTGTAGAAAGCCGGGATATCTGTCGCCCGACTCGCCGAGATGATCACGGGCGTTACTGTCTTCATGCCGTCGCGAAAAAAGAGTTGAGCCTGATCTCAAAAATACGTCCCCTTCTTCTCAAACGCCTCCCGCCGCTCACGCGCCATCTGGAACAACCGCTCTTCTGCTTCCCGGTCGCCGAGGATATACTCCTTCCAGAGATCAGTATACGGATCCTCGGGCACGACGATGATCCCCTTCTGCTCCGCCACCCTGTCCAGGATGAAAGCCGCCGCTTTCTCGACAGGATAGGCATCGTCCGGAACCCGCAGGTCGCCGTGGGCCTTGCCGTCGATGCTCTTGTTGAAGATCGCGGTCGCGATATTGGCCGGACAGATGGTCGAGAAGTGGAGCCCCTTCTCTGCAAACTCGTACTTCAGGCACTCGGTCATGCCGGTCACCCCATATTTCGTGAGAGAGTAGAGCGCCTGGAACGGAGGCGGGATGATGCCTGCGATCGAACTGGTGTTCACGATATGGCCCGACCCCTGCCCGAGCATGATCGGCACCGCAGCATGCACCCCGTAGATGACGCTCCAGAGATTGGTATCGATGATCGTCTTCCAGTCCTCCAGGGTGGCCTGCTCGAAGGGGAGGGTGCCGCCCACCCCGGCGTTGTTGAACAAGAAGTCCAGTCTTCCGGCCTCCGCTGCCGTCCCCTCGATGCCCTTCTGCACCTGCTCCTGCTTCGTCACGTCCATGACGAGCGTGCGGACGCGGTCCCCGTACGCCGAGAGTTGATCCGCCGCCCGTGCGATCTTCTCCGGGTTGCGCCCGGCCATGTAGACGGTCGCCCCCCTCTTCAGCAGTTCCTCGCTCACCGCATACCCGATCCCGGAGTTCGCCCCGGTGACGATAGCGATCTTTCCCGTGTAATACTCATCCATACTTCTCACCTCTCATTCGATGACCCTCGCACCCATCGCGTGCAGGACGGCCCGTCCCTCGGTCAGCACCGCCTGCGTCACCCGTTTGACCGGGAGCGCGGCAAGACTGTTGATGATGTAATATTGAGCCGGATTTTGCATCGGGGTCAGCTCGGTCCACCGAAGACTGCCTGTTCCCGCCTGTGCCGATT contains:
- a CDS encoding SDR family NAD(P)-dependent oxidoreductase; translated protein: MDEYYTGKIAIVTGANSGIGYAVSEELLKRGATVYMAGRNPEKIARAADQLSAYGDRVRTLVMDVTKQEQVQKGIEGTAAEAGRLDFLFNNAGVGGTLPFEQATLEDWKTIIDTNLWSVIYGVHAAVPIMLGQGSGHIVNTSSIAGIIPPPFQALYSLTKYGVTGMTECLKYEFAEKGLHFSTICPANIATAIFNKSIDGKAHGDLRVPDDAYPVEKAAAFILDRVAEQKGIIVVPEDPYTDLWKEYILGDREAEERLFQMARERREAFEKKGTYF